Proteins encoded within one genomic window of Paenarthrobacter sp. JL.01a:
- a CDS encoding LysM peptidoglycan-binding domain-containing protein — protein sequence MTTPRSPKRTMSMPVIAATTAALPAVVLSSLALAQPSVAAPAAQPRKLPATLVAAMKAHAATTGTVIPAQAVPATLPAALRPMAPAVPDSYTVVRGDTISAIARRFNLDTSAVLRLNNLTPTTLIYPGQSIKLSGTAPAAPAPTAPAASGTTSTATVYTVVSGDTLGGIAAKHGVPLSSIFSWNNLNGSSIIYPGQKIKVSGGSAPSAPAAPAPAPAPAPAPLASTGSYTIKAGDTLSSIAARLGVSLSALMSANSVTASTVIYPGQKLSIPGNSLQPAGDTTPLVPSTFLGFTYPPAVVSSANENKALLNASPVPSRAEMKGIVADTARRMGVSPSLALAFAEQESGFDQRAVSPANAIGTMQVIPSSGQWASDLVGRKLNLLDPYDNATAGVAIIRALVATSKDLDTAIAGYYQGQYSVSKYGMYEDTKRYVESIKARQRTFG from the coding sequence ATGACGACGCCCCGCTCGCCGAAACGAACCATGAGCATGCCCGTTATCGCGGCAACCACGGCTGCGCTTCCCGCCGTGGTTTTGTCGTCGCTCGCGCTTGCCCAGCCGTCCGTCGCAGCACCCGCAGCCCAACCCCGCAAACTTCCGGCAACATTGGTTGCTGCCATGAAGGCCCATGCTGCCACGACGGGGACGGTCATCCCGGCGCAGGCGGTTCCCGCAACCCTTCCGGCGGCGCTGCGTCCCATGGCGCCCGCGGTACCGGACAGCTACACGGTGGTCCGCGGCGACACCATCAGTGCGATCGCCCGGCGGTTCAACCTGGATACGTCCGCCGTACTCCGTCTGAACAACCTGACTCCCACGACGCTCATCTACCCCGGGCAAAGCATCAAGCTCAGCGGTACGGCGCCGGCGGCTCCTGCACCCACTGCCCCGGCTGCATCCGGCACCACCAGCACCGCCACCGTGTACACAGTGGTCTCCGGCGATACCCTCGGCGGCATTGCAGCCAAGCACGGGGTTCCCTTGTCGAGCATTTTCAGCTGGAACAACCTCAACGGAAGCTCCATCATCTACCCGGGCCAAAAGATCAAGGTCAGCGGCGGATCCGCACCGTCAGCACCCGCAGCTCCTGCCCCGGCGCCGGCACCGGCACCTGCTCCCCTGGCAAGCACGGGCTCCTACACCATCAAGGCCGGCGACACCCTCAGTTCCATCGCCGCGCGGTTGGGCGTTTCCCTGTCCGCGCTCATGTCGGCCAACAGCGTGACCGCAAGCACGGTAATCTACCCGGGCCAGAAACTGAGCATCCCGGGTAACAGCCTGCAGCCAGCAGGCGACACAACGCCCCTGGTCCCCAGCACCTTCCTTGGCTTCACCTATCCTCCGGCCGTTGTCAGCTCGGCAAACGAAAACAAGGCTCTCCTCAACGCGTCCCCCGTACCGAGCCGCGCCGAAATGAAGGGCATCGTGGCAGATACGGCCCGACGGATGGGAGTCAGTCCCTCCCTGGCACTGGCCTTCGCCGAACAGGAATCCGGATTCGACCAGCGGGCCGTTTCCCCTGCCAATGCAATTGGCACCATGCAGGTCATTCCGTCATCGGGCCAGTGGGCCTCCGATTTGGTCGGGCGCAAGCTGAACCTCCTGGATCCTTATGACAACGCCACCGCAGGCGTCGCGATCATTCGCGCACTGGTAGCCACCAGCAAGGATCTGGATACCGCCATTGCCGGTTACTACCAAGGCCAGTACTCGGTGAGCAAGTACGGAATGTACGAGGACACCAAGCGCTACGTTGAGTCCATCAAGGCACGTCAGCGCACGTTCGGCTAA
- a CDS encoding Rv2175c family DNA-binding protein: MSNVESLVSEWLPLPDVAELLDVSITKVHGLLDERAIVAIRQGERNIRSIPALFIQDGHVVDSLKGTIAVLSDAGYSDEELIIWLFTPDESLRGRPIDALREGRKTEIRRRAQSLAW, encoded by the coding sequence GTGAGTAATGTAGAAAGCCTTGTTTCCGAGTGGTTGCCGCTTCCGGATGTTGCCGAGCTGCTGGACGTTTCCATCACCAAAGTCCACGGACTGTTGGATGAGCGTGCGATTGTCGCCATCAGGCAGGGGGAACGGAATATCCGCTCCATCCCCGCCCTGTTTATACAAGACGGGCACGTTGTCGACAGTCTTAAGGGCACCATCGCGGTGCTCAGCGACGCCGGCTATAGCGACGAAGAATTGATCATCTGGCTCTTTACTCCCGATGAATCGCTGCGCGGCCGTCCCATCGACGCCCTGCGTGAGGGACGCAAAACGGAGATCAGGCGCCGCGCCCAGTCTCTGGCCTGGTAA